A window of Zonotrichia leucophrys gambelii isolate GWCS_2022_RI chromosome 6, RI_Zleu_2.0, whole genome shotgun sequence genomic DNA:
GAAttgccttttcttctgcagcCTGTAAAGCGCAAAGCCACAATGAAACaattcctctccctttcccacaGATCACATTCTGTCTCCAGGATTCTCCCCTGAACTGCTCCCActggagcggggccgggccagAAAAGCACTTGGCTTGTCTGGGCACTGTCAGACCACCATCAGAACCACCCATCAGCTGCACTAGGAAGCATCCTAGCAGGATTCCTCATCACTTCATTTATCATCCCTACAGCAACCCCTCCAACAACCCCTGGTTGTGACAGCCCCAGGCATCGCTTTAGCCAAGGAAATCTCAAAAATAGCCCAAACACTCATCCTCACGAAACAAACCCCTCTCTTGTCCACATCCTAGGGTACTTTAACCCCTTAATCCACCGCCTGAGCATAACTACCTTCCTCAACGGAGGACAAAAGCACGGTGGCGCTGCCGAGTCGCAAAGGAAGGACACGGACCGAGCCCTGCTCCACACCATCCGCGGGCACAGCCAAGCTGGAAACGGCCCTGCTCTCACATCAGCTGGGTCAGGACAAAAAGATTTCACCAATCCACCCCTTCCAAAAGCACACCCTTCTTCGCACCACACtcaaagagcagcacaaactCCTCTGCCCTAACAAAGCTTTTTGCTCTCTCTGGTCACAGCCTTGAAAACATCTGGCAAAGCCAGAGCTCACTGAGAAAGCTCTTAATGCCTACAACTTCAGGTGCACCCATTGATTTACCAGGTCACACCCTGCTATCAGCACTTTCCTTCTCAGCTCTAGGTACCATCCTGAGCCTTCAGGATCCAAACAGAATGGCACCAGGGACTGCTCACACACTGAAGGTCTCAGGACAAAAAGGTCAGCACAAGCACCTGGGTCTGATGGCACACTTCTCATCCAGCAGGGGCCAGGGCTTGGCCAGATAAAATATCCTACAAGCAGGCCTATTCATGTCAGTTGTGCAGATTTTCTTAAAATGATACATTTCTTGCAGATAACTACACAAGGTTAGGTGAAAGTTTCTAAAGCAGCTGGTTTGGTGTGAAACAGCTGGCAGAAGTGTCTCAACCATCTATTTGTAGGTAAATAATACTGATGGTGTCAGTCACATAATGCCCAGGTTGTAAGTCAGCTCTGGCTGAGGTCTGAGCATCAGCACATCTGAGTCACTTGGTTTGTTCTGCCTGGAAAACAGGAGATTGAAGGGGAGATCTCATTGAGGTCACCAGTATCCTCTTGAGGGGCAGGTACTGATCTCCTCACTCTCATGACCAGTAACAGGGCCTGAGGgactggctggagctgtgtcaggcagGATTAGGTCAGGGATCAGGAGGTTCTTACCCAAAGGCTGCTCAGGCACTGAACAggcccccagggctgtgtcacagTACCAAGCCTGTCAGTATTcaggaagtgtttggacaaGTCAGGCACAGGGGGGATTCCTGGGGTGTCTCtacagggccaggagttggacttgatgctGCTGATGGGTCCttcaactcaggatattctgatTCTATGAGCACTGAATGATTATCTCCAGCTGGTTTGCACTGGCACTCAGAGCTTGTCTCTAATTGCTTccaatttatttctgcagtCACTCCCAGGGCGTTGACAGACTGATCAAACAAAGGTTTGAAGAAAATGTCCCTTTTTAGGGGACAGTGTCCAGGGTCAGGCTGcatggggccctgagcaacctgatttaGTGAGTGGCATCCCTTCCTATGGGAGGGATGTGGGAACCATCTGATCTTGaaggacccttccaacccaacccttTCTGGAGGTCCATGATTACTCTGTGGGTCACTCAGAACAGCTGAACTCCACCAAATACTGAAAAAGTTGgcatgcattttaaaaacagattcCTGAAAATACCTATGAGACTTTAAGATGGAGAAACCTCAGGAAAGAAATCAACCACTTCTTCAAAATACCTGTATTTATTACACCAAAACTCAAAGTCCAAGCAGTTcacatatttcttttccttctagGTCGTCCCAAATGTGACAACAACAAGACAAAAATGTATGTATGtatccaaacaaaaccacaaaatcaaaTACAAATCAAAATCAATAAAGGTATGTTCGTACAAAACTGACATGGTATTTAAATGCAACAGAAGTGGCATACACAGATTACCAGGTACAAAAAGACagatgcaaaaataaaagctagCATTTTATGTTTCTTGTGCCTGATGAAATGCAGAACATCTCACTAGCAGTAACATGGAGGGAATACAACACAGCAGTGTTAACTCAGATTGCAGCTCTTATTTACAGAATTTAGATGGTAACATTGCAGAATATCCTTTCTTTcataaagaaaaagtattttttatttttcattaaaaaatacctTATAAAAGCTGGATATTATCAACCGTTACTGGagagcactgctgctgtcagtggCTATCAGAATTCACAGCTTGATTAGTTAATTGCTATTCTACAGTTCAGGCTACACCTGCAGTGATTGTTTCAGTCAGTTCTGGGAGGCAGTGCCTCCTCTCTTACCTGATCACCTTCCCCAAGGCCCTTCATGGGCTTCCCACATCCAGTGCTAATGCTGACTGCAGCATTaacacagcaggacagaaatAAGACAACCAAAGGGGATTTTCTATTCTTcggatttttttaattttgccttttttccacTTGAGGAAGCTTTGGCTTTGGCTGTTTTAGTTTGCTTTGCAGTTTCAGCAGGTTTCTTTTTCAACGTTTGCCTTCTGGAACGCACCAGGTCCTCACGTCCCAGCTCAATCATTTTTGCTTCCCATGATTTCATTTCATTCTCATACCGAACCTTATCATCCTGAGCAAGCTGCAAGTATGGCTGAAAGAAAAGCAGGTACCAACAAGTTACACAAGGGGCTTTTTCTGGAAAACTGCCACACACAAAGCTGACTTAGAACACCTGTGCAGTGAACAGCCCAGGTATTTGCTTTCTACCccagctaaaggaaaaaaataaccaaaaaaatcaaacttgcagaaaaatacaaagctTTAGCACTAAATTGCAGTTATCTCAGCAGCTGGCCATTCCCAAAGAATAAATTTATTCAGTACTACTACTAACAGTTAAGGCTTTTTTATTTGAGCACTAGTTTGAGACAGCTAGACTAAGTGAGGCACAGGAATAGATATTGCTGTGGAATTATTTCAAGGTTTAGTTTAGATTTCAGTAAAGCATCCCTTCACTTCTTATTTGCTCATCTACAGGTTCATAGTTCAATACACTCAGAAAGCTGGCAGAAAATGATCCCCCAGACAACCAAAGTTAATAAATTACCCTGTGCACATCACTTGTGGATTTCTGTTACTTTTCCTTGTAAGAAGTCTTTCCATGAGCAGCAAATTCTTATGCTGatgtttatattatatatagagatattatatatatttataaagatATTATAGATgattataaaaaaatcaaattgttgCATATTATTCCACCTTCTTTTCTAGGTGTTACTTAACATCCACTTTAAGGCACACCAAACTTCCATCCTATCCCACTGACTCATATTTCAACAACACTATGAATTAAATGGTCACTACTGGAATAGAGGTAATGGCAATCTTTTTTCAAGATGCATAAAGATCTTGGAGTATTTTCCTCAGGATTATAATTTGAGCAACTGAGTTCAAGATTTTGCATGAATATATAAATTTTGACTcaagtttttaattttgatgAGATCAGAGCCTCATTCAAATCCTCTGACCTACCTGCTTTTGGGCAGCAGACATTTTTTTCCACGTATCAAACAGTTTCTTCAGCTTTGCCTAGGGGATACAGAACATGCAATACATGAGTAATTTTAGGAGTAGACTGACTTCAGAGAGCTCCAGATGAATGCTGCATGAGTGAAAGTCAAGCATAAACCAATgcaaaaaagcccaaaagctTGCTTCCCCTTATTTACCCTTTTaatctaaataaataataaactaCAGAGTTCAAATCAAGCTTCTGGGCATCATCTGAGCCACAGTTACAGTGCAGGCCTCAGCTGACTGGAGAAACCTCCTTGTACATGGAAAACTGAAGAACAAACCACATCCACCATCCTGACTTACTGACTAAATGTGGAGGGTAAGGAGCACAGGAGGCACTCCAGTGCTAGAATCCACCAGGGTAACTTAAACCACccaaagcacagctcagtgcaCAACTTGTGAGTTTGCTGAGGAACTCTTGTATTTCCATGACACCAGCTGAACTACAGGAGGTACAACAAACTGCCACAACAGGAGCACACTGCCACAGCTCTTTGAAAAACTCTATTTCTACAtcaaaacacaggaaagaatAATTCTCTCCTTACAAAAGCAACAGATAAAAGTCTGTAACATTGAGGTGGAAAAAATAGCACAAATGTTCTAAGTCTGTATACCCACACAGCATTTTTTATACAGGCCATGCTAGCAGCACAGCCAGATGGCCACAGCTTAAAAAAAAGCAACTAAGCAATGCAGCATCCAGATAGTGAACTACTGAATAGTAtctctgaaaatgacagaaTCTAAACTACATTTTTCTGAATACAATGGGtatattttagaaaaagaatCTTTCCTGGCTTACCACAGGTGAATTTCCCTCACtttcttgaaaattttctgACAGGAAGATGTTAAAGGCGCTACGAGCTCTTTTAGGTTTTCCAAGCAGATTcaattcctttaaaaacaacaaGAGAAGTTATTCCATCTACCAAGCATGCATTTGTTCCAAAACTAAACTCAGTATTTATCTTCATATTTTATgcaaaaatcaaacacaaattCTTTCTTTGGTGTCTTATTCTGTAAACAGAACTGTATGTCAAGATGCTCTTAGTGCTTTTCAAGACTAATGTTAAACTACAAAAAGCTAACAACTTGAGTTTTCAACAAGTTGttgaaaaagcatttaaaactgATTCTTACTTCAGCTAAGTCTTCCAGAAACCAGAGTGCTACTAAATTCAACTCTGCAAGGAAGTCATGATGACAGATTTTCTGTTATTGTTCAGTAAGGCTCCAGTTTCTGGAGTGAAACGCTGCCTGTGTGCAGAGAAGAGGGCACACACTGACCTTGGGAGGTGACAAGGTTGGGGAGAACTGTGTTTCTGCCATCAGAATGCTTTGCCTACAGGGATGATGGCTAGAGAATGAAGTACAGCAAGCTAGAGATGAAATTACACTTCTGTTTTCTCCAGTGCTAACATTCCCACTGGAGCCAAGGCGCTGTAAGTTAACATTTGCTTAGGTATTAGATATGCCAACTGAATTCCTTGTGGTGCCATCCTCTAAAAACCATCAAGATTACAAATTCCATTTAAGAAGGGGTCTTTTAAACTTCTTGTGCTTTTGCCAATTAGGGCAATGTCACAGTTaattcacagaaataaataagcaaTACATAACCCCTTTGACCTTTGCAGACAAACCATAATACTGTACTGTTGCAGATGGTTCTGTCTCTAAGGATTATACATAAATCagccaaaaaggaaaagggaagatggTGCCTATGAATGTGCTAGTAAAGGACACAAAGAgatgtcacagcagcagctacaCAGTGGCAGAGCCCAaaaaagcaaggacaaaaggCTACTCCAAACAGCTGCTACCTTGCAGGGCCTAATGAGGTAACAGATACAAGGTGTTTGTGAAAAGCCATTTCTGGATGTCTTCCCACCTGAAGAAAGTGCTGCTGGTCCCAATGTCTTTTAGTGCCTATCCTTTCTCTGGTAGCTCTGGaaatagggagaaaaaaagcataGAGAAGCTACCTCCAAGCACAAAGATCCCTGTTAGTTCTTGCTCTTCAAGCATGGCAAAGCCACTAAACTAGCTGCTGACACCAATAATTATTTTAGTCCATggcattttgggggggtttatgtatgttttgtgtttttttctattctgaGTTGCTTTTGTCTTTCTAAAACATGCTTCAAGTCTGCTTTGTGTACTAGACAAAGAGACTTCAGACTCcttgagagaaaagaaagctgaaCTTCAAAATACTTACTCTTTTTGCCCTGATTGATCTTCTCCTTGCCAgctgttttctcctttcctctttcagagctgcagcctgggctggggtcaGTTGTGCTTTGTAAGCAGCCAGCTGCTCCCCATATCTCTTCCAGTCTGTCTTCCTTGCTTCCTCATAAACCTACAGCACAAACCACAGCAGCCTTAAACTTCAGCTAGATGCTTTCAGTCACAAGCACCTGATCATTAGACAAGCTAACACTTCTAATCTATGAATAGAAAAATTACAGACTGAAAATTTGCACCAGAACATCAGATTTTCATGTTTGATTCCCTGTTCCACATTTCAGAGAAGGGAAAGGTACACAGAGTGAGAAGTCCAAAAGGGAGAGCACCTCAAGTCTACTAAATATCTCCTTTAGGAAATGGAATTCAGTTCCTGACTGCTAACTGCAGTCAAGGAAGAACAATCATTACTTTGCTACAAATGGCATTTAAATCCAGCAGCAAGTCCTAGAGTTGCTTTACCTTATCCCTTCAAACTGCCACTCAGAGAAAACTTCATTACTTATGACTTAATTTGATCTATGACTCTTAAAGAAATTTACATGAAGCAAAAGAAGTTTGGTCCTTTCATCAGAAATAAGTGAGGTTTCACCTGCCATATACATGAGATCAGAACAACTTTACAAAACTTGCACTGTACATGTCAGGCAATATTGCCAttcaaaaaggagaaagaattggtttgcagccccacagccacatGGAGTGAGAGCTGTGTCGTTTCTCTGGCAACAGATTCAAACTCTTAAAGCCAAGGTCATGTACAAGCAGCAAAGTATCCTCCTGTATGGTGTTGGTGTATGGTGATTCTGGTGgccagggggcacagggatggccctGTGGAGAGCCTGATGGAGCCAAGGCCAGCCAGCTCCAAGTGGCACCAGCCACTGGCCACCAGGGACAGTGGATCTTTATGCACTGGTGCTTTTTCAagctctttaaaaacaaaccaaccaaccaaaaaaccccaccagactgaataaaaaaaccacaagacaccaaacaaataaaactccACCCCCTATAGAGTTCAAAGTTCTCAGGGAAACAGAACCTTACCTGTTTCTGTGATGCTGGTAACTCCTTCCATGCACTTGCCAATTTTTTAACCAGTTCTGTGTTGCTGGCCTCTGTAGGTGAAAAGAGAAAGGCCAGAAATCAAGATCAACATTGTATCTTTAGTAAGCTCCTTCAACTTTTCCCAAGGAGAGCTTAGGAAAAGGTATCATCTTCCtgtacaaatacatttttatctttcataAAACTAACTCACTGTGGCAGTTAAAGGGCACTGCAATATTTGGTAGATGGGGAAGAGCCACTGCTCACCTGAACACAACATGCAGTAATAAAGTGAAGCACCATTTCCAGGCAGCTATTGCTACT
This region includes:
- the TFAM gene encoding transcription factor A, mitochondrial, translating into MAAAAALLGRAAGLGLGLGLVAAAGGRRLLRCGAGAALRERGTGTLLGAAVLCRPGGAAERCLSRGTSSNPRPKRPLTAYFRFVMDNRPAFKEKNPEASNTELVKKLASAWKELPASQKQVYEEARKTDWKRYGEQLAAYKAQLTPAQAAALKEERRKQLARRRSIRAKRELNLLGKPKRARSAFNIFLSENFQESEGNSPVAKLKKLFDTWKKMSAAQKQPYLQLAQDDKVRYENEMKSWEAKMIELGREDLVRSRRQTLKKKPAETAKQTKTAKAKASSSGKKAKLKKSEE